In one window of Bdellovibrio bacteriovorus DNA:
- a CDS encoding LysR family transcriptional regulator, whose translation MEIFISIMEIFELRYFIAVAQTENVNRAAEAINVSAGSLSKAISRLEDELQTPLFFKTGRGIKLTPEGLILKKKAAQILQLEEDAKLELRGKESGSLNVFISSEEILQSYFGIEIVQKISKIYPQAKIQFLIRSDESAIEQVKNGEAHLALITSESPIELSSKLIAKVEFKTTASKVHPLYKKYGSQKAIPPEELLQHSFVSPDSAVLGKITKSDSIDGWRDDKFPRKIRYKVCGLKLMENLVGTGAALAYLPDYFVKSADLEVLKVTGYPYSCHQNVRLITKDPSALGWLNKLWDQL comes from the coding sequence ATGGAAATATTCATTTCGATTATGGAAATATTTGAACTTCGCTATTTTATTGCCGTCGCTCAAACTGAAAACGTCAACCGTGCGGCGGAAGCCATCAACGTTTCAGCCGGCTCTCTGAGTAAAGCTATATCAAGACTTGAGGACGAGCTGCAAACGCCTCTATTCTTCAAAACTGGCAGAGGAATTAAACTTACGCCAGAAGGTCTTATATTGAAGAAAAAGGCCGCGCAAATACTTCAATTGGAGGAAGATGCGAAGCTTGAGTTGCGTGGCAAAGAGTCCGGCAGTCTCAATGTTTTTATTTCTTCTGAAGAAATACTACAAAGTTACTTCGGTATTGAGATCGTTCAAAAAATCTCGAAAATTTATCCCCAAGCAAAAATCCAGTTTTTAATCCGCTCTGACGAAAGCGCTATTGAGCAGGTCAAAAATGGCGAAGCCCATTTAGCTCTCATCACTTCAGAAAGTCCTATAGAGCTTTCTTCAAAACTCATCGCAAAAGTCGAGTTCAAAACGACGGCGTCGAAAGTGCATCCACTCTACAAAAAGTACGGATCTCAAAAAGCCATCCCCCCCGAAGAGCTGCTTCAGCACTCATTCGTTTCACCAGACTCTGCCGTTTTAGGAAAAATAACAAAATCGGATTCGATTGACGGCTGGAGAGACGACAAATTTCCAAGAAAAATTCGCTACAAGGTGTGCGGTCTTAAGCTGATGGAGAACTTAGTCGGCACGGGTGCGGCTCTTGCCTACTTGCCTGATTACTTTGTTAAAAGTGCTGATTTAGAAGTGCTGAAAGTGACTGGTTATCCGTACTCTTGCCATCAAAATGTCCGACTAATCACTAAGGATCCGTCCGCACTAGGATGGCTGAACAAGCTATGGGATCAACTTTAG
- a CDS encoding S9 family peptidase: MKNKISIPKAPQKLKNLELHGDIRVDPFFWLREKENPETLKYLNAENAYYEAHMKPLASLKDKLFKEMKARIKEDDSSVPAPYGEYLYYTRYKKGKQYSYECRKLKAGGKEQILLDKNVLAKGKKYCDVTSVKVSPEHDLLSYCADFDGSERYTVYFKDLTTGKLLKDTIPNCNGAVAFAEDNETVFYVRLDENLRPYQVYRHKLGNPVEQDELVYHEKDAKQFLGLSKSASHNFIFIGSYGKITSEVWYLDAHNPSLPARCIQPRIEGLEYDVDHAADKFWIRTNLEAQNFKIMTTGLLATEKDHWKDFVPHKPEIFVGEFHLFKNFLVLGERENGLPQVRIFDLQKQKDHTIKFKDAAFNVSITPDNYEYKTESLRLNYSSPITVPTILEYNMRTKATKTLKTKQVKGHKSANYVCERVWVTGHDGTKIPMVLTYKKGLKKNKTNPTYLYGYGSYGAIIPDSFPERRDIFRLVDRGCIFALAHIRGGGEMGRQWYEDAKFLKKTNTFKDFISCAEYLKDKGYSHPQKLAIAGGSAGGMLMGACMNMRPDLFDVVVAHVPFVDVVNTMLDKDLPLTQTEYKEWGNPEDREYYFYMKSYSPYDNIEEKNYPTLYVTCGLNDPRVTYWEPAKWVAKLRDKKTDDNLIIFKTNMGAGHFGSSGRFDHLYENAEEYAFVLNHFGIKK, encoded by the coding sequence ATGAAAAATAAAATTTCCATTCCTAAGGCACCTCAAAAGTTAAAAAATCTTGAACTGCACGGAGATATTCGCGTGGATCCGTTCTTCTGGTTGCGCGAAAAAGAAAATCCCGAGACGTTGAAATATCTGAACGCCGAAAATGCTTATTATGAGGCGCACATGAAACCATTGGCTTCACTGAAAGATAAGCTTTTTAAAGAAATGAAAGCGCGAATCAAAGAGGATGATTCTTCTGTTCCGGCACCATACGGCGAGTATCTTTACTACACTCGTTATAAAAAAGGGAAACAGTACTCTTATGAATGCCGTAAGTTGAAAGCCGGTGGCAAAGAGCAGATTCTTCTGGATAAAAATGTGCTGGCGAAAGGGAAGAAGTACTGTGATGTCACTTCAGTGAAAGTGAGTCCAGAGCATGATCTTCTTTCTTACTGCGCGGACTTCGATGGCTCCGAACGCTACACGGTTTATTTTAAAGATCTAACCACTGGTAAACTTCTTAAAGACACTATTCCAAACTGCAACGGGGCCGTGGCTTTTGCGGAAGACAATGAAACTGTTTTCTACGTGCGTTTGGATGAAAATCTTCGTCCTTATCAAGTGTATCGTCACAAACTGGGAAATCCGGTTGAACAGGATGAACTTGTTTATCATGAAAAGGACGCTAAGCAGTTTTTGGGTCTTAGTAAGTCTGCGTCTCACAACTTTATCTTTATCGGCAGTTACGGAAAGATCACGTCAGAAGTGTGGTATCTGGATGCTCATAATCCAAGCCTACCAGCTCGTTGCATTCAGCCTCGTATCGAAGGTCTTGAATACGATGTCGATCATGCCGCAGATAAATTCTGGATCCGCACGAATCTAGAGGCGCAAAATTTTAAGATTATGACAACGGGTCTTTTGGCGACAGAAAAAGATCATTGGAAAGACTTTGTTCCGCACAAGCCAGAAATTTTTGTGGGTGAGTTTCATCTGTTTAAAAACTTCCTGGTTCTTGGTGAGCGTGAAAATGGCCTTCCGCAGGTGCGTATCTTTGATTTGCAAAAGCAAAAAGATCACACCATTAAATTCAAGGATGCGGCTTTCAATGTGAGCATTACGCCGGATAATTATGAATATAAAACTGAAAGTTTGCGCTTGAATTATTCGTCCCCGATCACGGTGCCGACAATTCTTGAATACAATATGCGTACTAAGGCGACAAAGACCCTTAAGACAAAACAGGTGAAAGGTCATAAGTCGGCAAATTATGTTTGCGAGCGCGTGTGGGTGACAGGCCATGACGGGACTAAGATTCCTATGGTTCTCACATACAAAAAAGGTCTTAAGAAAAATAAAACCAATCCCACGTATCTTTATGGATACGGTTCTTACGGTGCGATTATTCCAGACTCCTTTCCGGAAAGACGCGACATCTTCCGTCTAGTCGATCGTGGTTGTATCTTCGCCCTGGCTCATATTCGTGGAGGCGGCGAGATGGGGCGTCAATGGTATGAGGACGCTAAGTTTTTGAAGAAAACAAACACTTTTAAAGACTTTATCTCTTGTGCCGAATACCTGAAGGATAAAGGTTATTCTCATCCGCAGAAATTGGCGATTGCCGGCGGCAGCGCGGGTGGAATGTTGATGGGTGCTTGTATGAATATGCGTCCGGATCTTTTTGACGTTGTTGTGGCGCACGTTCCTTTTGTAGACGTCGTGAATACGATGCTGGATAAAGATCTGCCTTTAACTCAAACTGAGTACAAGGAATGGGGGAACCCTGAGGATCGTGAGTACTACTTCTACATGAAGTCTTATTCTCCGTATGACAATATCGAAGAAAAGAATTATCCGACTTTGTATGTGACTTGCGGCCTCAATGATCCGCGCGTGACTTATTGGGAGCCAGCAAAGTGGGTTGCGAAACTTCGTGATAAAAAGACGGACGATAATCTAATTATTTTTAAAACGAATATGGGGGCTGGACACTTCGGAAGCTCAGGTCGCTTTGACCATCTTTATGAAAACGCGGAAGAATACGCGTTTGTTTTAAATCACTTCGGAATTAAGAAGTAA